TTCAGGGTCCATTGGCTTACGTTCAGCCAAAATTTCTGATGACGGTGCAGGCGTCGCTGGAAGGGCGGCAACTTTAGGCAGCTCTTTCGATTCTTGAAGCGTAGCTGATTCGATGACATCAACTTTCTCAGTCATCGTGTGCACAACATTGTCATAACAAACTAAACGTTGCAGACTATCTGATGTTTTTGCACAGTTAAGTAACTCAGCTTGAATATTTGTTGCGATGACCTGACTTGACCATGCACAAATAATTCCCACTAAGCAATATGTTGTTTTGTTCACTATTATGTATCCTCTGGAGCAACTTCTTCTTGCTCTTTGTTCTGATAAAACGAAGCGATGATCAATCCTACCTCAAATAACAACAACATGGGTAGTGCTAATAGCGTCTGGGAAATAATATCAGGAGGCGTAAGGAGCATACCGATCACAAACGCGCCAACTACAACATAAGGACGTTTACTCCGTAGACTTTGCGTGGTTGTCATCCCCGTCCAACACATCAGTATGATAGCGATTGGAATTTCAAAAGCTGCACCAAAAGCAAAAAACAGTTTTAACACGAAGTCGAGATAACTACTAATATCAGTAGCAATGGTTACCCCTTCAGGTGCAACCGAATTAAAAAATGCAAAAGCTAGCGGGAACACGACAAAGTACGCAAACGACACGCCAGCATAAAACAGCAATGTGCTGCCTAACATCAATGGCGCAATCAGTCGTTTTTCATTCTTATATAAGCCAGGGGCGACAAAAGCCCACACTTGATAAAGAATAAATGGGATGGCGATAAATATCGACAGTACGATGGTCAATTTAAATGGCGCAAAAAAAGGAGACGCAACATCGGTTGCAATCATTTGCGCACCGACTGGCATCGTTTCCAATAGTGGCTGAGCTAAGTATTGATATATGTCTTGCGCAAAATAGGCTAAACAACAAAAGACCACCAGCACACTGACGACAGCCTTTAGTAATCTTGTCCGTAACTCTAATAAGTGATCGAACAAGGTATAGTTGGCTTGATTTTCAGACACTGCTATTCCTGCTTATCTTTACTGTTATCTTGATTTTTAGTCGGGATATCATAAGGGCGATTAACCATATTGGCCGCATCTTGTAATGACTTTACCGATTCTTCGATTTCAGGAGACAGGTTTTTCATGCCTGACTGTTCGGCTTTTTTCAAGTCTTCATGAAGTTCATGAATACGTAATTCTTCTTTCAACTCTGTTTTAACAGAGTTACTAAAATCTCGAACCGAACTGACCCAACCGCGCAAGGTACGAAGCGCCACAGGTAACCTTTCAGGACCTAATACGATTAAACTGATCACCGCAATGATCATTAGCTCCCAAAACCCAATATCAAACATCGATTATGCCTGATCTTTCTCTTTCACTGCTTCTGACTCAGTTTTTTGATCAACTGAATTATTAGCTAGTGAAGCTTGAGTATCTTCGCTTTTTTCTTTAGATTTATCTTCATCGCTTACAGCATTTTTAAAACCTTTAACTGCTGAGCCTAAATCAGAGCCTAATGTTCTTAATTTTTTCGTACCGAATAATAAAATAACAATGACAGCAATAATCACTAATTGCCAAATGCTAATACCACCCATAAATTACTCCTATAATCAAATTAGGAATATTATAAGGTCTTATAGTTAAAAAGCACCTTTTCAATCAACATTAATTGAGGCGACCTGCACATTGTTTGATGTAATACGTAAAACTAGCGTTTTTATGATATTAAACCTGACTTTTTTAATACAAAATTCATGTTTTGCTGAGCAAGATGAAAAAATAACCATTATTGGCAGTAAAAAGCAGGCAGAAGTTGATTGGGTCGAAAAACTGCACCTAAATGTCAGCGATACAGTATTTTTATCGGCCATTTGGTTTGACAGTTTCTTTGCCGATGACGAAGAAGAGCAAGTTTCACCTAAAGCAAGTGCACGAATTAGGCTAGGATGGGAGCCAAAAGCAGGGGATTTTTCCGAATTCAAAGGAAAATTTAGATTACGAGTGAAGCTACCTCATTTCAAAGACAAATTAGACCTCATCCTTTCCGATGACGAACAAGACAACATCAATCAACTCCCTTTAGAGACCGTAAACTCGAGCCAGAACATAGATGATGACAGCTTTGCTGCTGCTGTACGTTTTGTTCATAAGCGTACGGGTAATACATTAACAGACACGCGACTCGGCCTTTCATCTGGTGACGTATTCTTTCGGGCACGCCACCGACGCCATCTCGTATTTACCAATGATATGGGGATTAAAGTTGAGCCATCCGTTTATTACTACCTTAATGATGGCGTTGGTGCGAAGCTACTAACCGAGTATGAATACCAAATAAATTTACAAGAGCAATTACGGGTCAACTATTCAATCAGGGGCTCTGAATCTTTTAGTGGCATTCGTTGGAAGCATGGTTTGTTTCACTTAAAACAGTTTTCCCTGTCAGATGCAGGCGCATTGGGCTTAGTGGTAGAAGGTGAACGTAATGGCGATAGAGGATTTATTATTGATAAATATACCTTGAGCTACCGATATCGTTTTAATGCTTATAAAGAATGGCTATTTTTTGATGTTGAACCTTTCATGGAATGGTCCGATAGTGAAGATTATAATACCGTTCCAGGTATAGCATTACGTGTGGAAGGGTATTTTAGTAAATCTTAGCCAATAGTTTAAGGATTTTTTATGCTGGCTCAGGCGTAGTTTTTGCTATCATCTTCTTGAGAAGACATTTTACATGGGCGACTAATAAAGTATCCTTGGCCAAATTCACATCCCGCCAATTGCAATAAATCAAGCATTTCCTGAGTTTCAATGCCTTCTGCCACCAAACGGTAGCCAAAATTATTGCCTAAATCATGTAGTGCTTTTACCAGTGAAACTTGTTTTTCACTACTCGATAAACCTTTAATAAAGCTGCGATCAAGTTTAATAAACTCGAAAGGGTAGCTGTGAAGGAAGTTAAAAGATGACATACCCGCACCATAATCATCAAGAGCTAATTTTACCCCGAACTCTTTCAATCTACGCAGACTTCTTAATGCCAACTCAGGTTGTTGCATAAAAGCAGATTCATTAAACTCCAAAATCAACCGTTGAGGTTCAATTTTATTTTGAACAATTAAGTCGATCAAATCATTAAGTTGCTTAGGTTGAGACAGGTAGTAGCCACATAGATTAACGCCGATATAGGCATTGTTATATTGAGGATGTGTTGACCATTGTCTCAGCTGATAGGCAACTTCTTCCATGATCCAGCGTTCAATATCTAGAATCAGGCCGGTTTCTTCTGCCATAAATAGAAATTCGCTCGGCGTTAATAAACCTTTGGTCGGGTGTTGCCAACGCAATAAGGCTTCAAAGCCAATAGTATTTGTTAACCCTAAATCAGATATTTGCTGGTAATGCAGTTCAAACTGTTGCTGCTTGACGGCAATGCGCAATTCCTGCTCTAACGTTAAACTAGCTAGAAGTTGTTCGCGCATACTGTCATCAAAATAGACATAACGGCCACGACCTAAACTTTTCGCTTGATACATCGCGGCATCTGCATCGCGCAGTATTTCGCTAGCATCACGATAATGCGCATTACATAACGCGATACCTATACTGGCATTGGAATATAGGCAATTTCCATCAACTTCGAAAGGTTGTTCAATCGATTCAATAATGCGTGTGGCAACATCTTCAACATCATCTTGAGAGGCGAGTGAGTCAAGTAAGATCACAAACTCATCACCACCTAAACGGGCTAATACATCATTTTCACGCACACAATCTGTCAACCTAGAGGCTATTTCAATGAGAAATTTATCACCCGCTTGATGACCTAACGTGTCGTTAATGACTTTAAAGCGATCCAAATCGATAAATAATACCGCAAAGCTATGCTGCGAATGGCGTTTGATGTGACGTAATGCATGAGTCAACCTGTCAGTAAACATGGCACGGTTAGGTAATTTAGTTAAGGCATCATGATGTGCTTCGTAATATAGTTGAGATTCTGCTTTACGCCGCTCTTCAATTTGCATACGTAGATTTAAATTACTTGCTTGCAACTCTTGTGTGCGCTCTGTGACTAATCGCTCTAGCTCTTCGTTACTTTGTTCAATAAGTGATTGAGCGCGTTTACGAACGATTGCCGTGCCTATGTGTTGTGCAATAAAACGAATTAAGCCGAGATCGGATTCTTTGTAGGCATCTGCATGAAAATAATCTTGTATTGCGATAACGCCAATGACCTTATCTTGGTCAAATAGAGGCGCTGATAGCCAAGTTTGTGGTTCATTTTTTCTATCATAATTAAGCACATACTTCATTCGGCTGATAGTGCCGTCTTCCGATAACGTTATTAGTTGCTCATTAGCTATTAATAACGGCTTAGCTGTTTTTATGGCGAGGTCTGTTAAGATTTCAGCACGTTTTTTGGAATCAATATGACTGATGCCTTCGTCCACGTAATAGGGGAACTCAAAATCAGAACTGTGTTCCGCTTTCAGTGCGATGTAGAAATTATCCGCAACAATGAGGTTTTTGACTTCGTGATGAATTGAACGATAAAGTTCTTGGTTAGACTTAGCTGTAGCGGCAATTTCTGACATTGCCAGTAGTGCTTTATGGATGTTTTCTGCTTTTTGTCGTTCGGCAATTTCTTCTTGTAGTCGGCGATTGGTATCAGTCAACTTGCGGGTACGTTGACTGATACATTGCTCCATAAGTTCACGAGAGCGAACCCGATCGATTGCGGTCACTAAATGATCAGCAATAAACTCTAATAATTCATAATCACGATCATTAAAGTAATGTTTCTCGTCGTAGCTTTGAAGAGCGATTACACCAATGATTTGATGTCCTCGGTGCAACGGTATTCCGAGCCAGTCTACACATGAAGATCCGTACAAAACAATTTTTTCTTGTTTAGCTAACGCCATGCGCTCA
This window of the Thalassotalea atypica genome carries:
- the tatC gene encoding twin-arginine translocase subunit TatC → MSENQANYTLFDHLLELRTRLLKAVVSVLVVFCCLAYFAQDIYQYLAQPLLETMPVGAQMIATDVASPFFAPFKLTIVLSIFIAIPFILYQVWAFVAPGLYKNEKRLIAPLMLGSTLLFYAGVSFAYFVVFPLAFAFFNSVAPEGVTIATDISSYLDFVLKLFFAFGAAFEIPIAIILMCWTGMTTTQSLRSKRPYVVVGAFVIGMLLTPPDIISQTLLALPMLLLFEVGLIIASFYQNKEQEEVAPEDT
- the tatB gene encoding Sec-independent protein translocase protein TatB, with the translated sequence MFDIGFWELMIIAVISLIVLGPERLPVALRTLRGWVSSVRDFSNSVKTELKEELRIHELHEDLKKAEQSGMKNLSPEIEESVKSLQDAANMVNRPYDIPTKNQDNSKDKQE
- the tatA gene encoding Sec-independent protein translocase subunit TatA — its product is MGGISIWQLVIIAVIVILLFGTKKLRTLGSDLGSAVKGFKNAVSDEDKSKEKSEDTQASLANNSVDQKTESEAVKEKDQA
- a CDS encoding bifunctional diguanylate cyclase/phosphodiesterase; translated protein: MSASEKEDLNALRQLPKLKSLLKKYRQVKTKQKSLLQLSELASTVTELDTFYKSLVDIISALLTTDSLHISLVDDNRDLQMVFCHNNIETRLIERVEFSQWQKSLTGLVFLEQQPLHCSAAERMALAKQEKIVLYGSSCVDWLGIPLHRGHQIIGVIALQSYDEKHYFNDRDYELLEFIADHLVTAIDRVRSRELMEQCISQRTRKLTDTNRRLQEEIAERQKAENIHKALLAMSEIAATAKSNQELYRSIHHEVKNLIVADNFYIALKAEHSSDFEFPYYVDEGISHIDSKKRAEILTDLAIKTAKPLLIANEQLITLSEDGTISRMKYVLNYDRKNEPQTWLSAPLFDQDKVIGVIAIQDYFHADAYKESDLGLIRFIAQHIGTAIVRKRAQSLIEQSNEELERLVTERTQELQASNLNLRMQIEERRKAESQLYYEAHHDALTKLPNRAMFTDRLTHALRHIKRHSQHSFAVLFIDLDRFKVINDTLGHQAGDKFLIEIASRLTDCVRENDVLARLGGDEFVILLDSLASQDDVEDVATRIIESIEQPFEVDGNCLYSNASIGIALCNAHYRDASEILRDADAAMYQAKSLGRGRYVYFDDSMREQLLASLTLEQELRIAVKQQQFELHYQQISDLGLTNTIGFEALLRWQHPTKGLLTPSEFLFMAEETGLILDIERWIMEEVAYQLRQWSTHPQYNNAYIGVNLCGYYLSQPKQLNDLIDLIVQNKIEPQRLILEFNESAFMQQPELALRSLRRLKEFGVKLALDDYGAGMSSFNFLHSYPFEFIKLDRSFIKGLSSSEKQVSLVKALHDLGNNFGYRLVAEGIETQEMLDLLQLAGCEFGQGYFISRPCKMSSQEDDSKNYA